GCCGATGGTGGAGTCGAACATCTCCACGAGGCCCTTCTGCGAAGCCACGTTGGGGTCGGACATCACGGAGACCATCTTCTCGCGCAGCGTGGCGCCTTCCGGCTCACGGCGGAACGGGTCAATGTCCTCGACCGCGCCGATGGCGGCCTTGGCGTAGTGCCTGGCGCCGGCGCTGTCGATGAACTCGCGGGAGAGGTCGGCGACCGTCTCGCCGTGGTAGAACATGCGCATCCGGCCGCGGTCGGTCACGTCGGCGACGTGCGTCACCTCGACGTTCTCGCTGCCGCAGAAGGCTTCGAAGGCGGCGCGGTCGCCCGCCTCTACGACCACCGCCATGCGCTCCTGCGATTCGGAGATCGCGAGTTCGGTGGCGTTCAGGCCGCTGTATTTGGTCGGCACACGGTCCAGCCAGATGTCCAGGCCGGGGGCCAGTTCGCCGATGGCGACGCTCACGCCGCCGGCGCCGAAGTCGTTGGATTTCTTGATGAGGCGCGTCACCTCCGGGCGGCGGAAGAGCCGCTGGATCTTGCGCTCCTCGGGAGCGTTGCCCTTCTGGACCTCGCTGCCGCAGGTCTCGAGCGAGGTGCCGGTGTGCTCCTTGGAGGAGCCGGTGGCCCCGCCGATGCCGTCGCGGCCGGTGCGGCCGCCCAGCAGGAGGATCACGTCGCCCGGCGCGGGGCTCTCGCGGCGGACGTTGTCCGCCTTGACGGCGCCCACGACCGCGCCCACTTCGAGGCGCTTGGCGGTATAGCCCGGGTGGTAGATTTCACGCACGTGCGTGGTGGCGAGGCCGATCTGGTTGCCGTAGCTGGAATAGCCGGCGGCGGCCTTGCGGCTGATCATGCGCTGCGGGAGCTTGCCCGGCAGCGTGTCCTTGACGGCAGCGTTGATGTCGCCGGCACCCGTCACGCGCATCGCCTGATAGACGTAGGCGCGGCCGGAGAGCGGGTCGCGGATCGCGCCGCCCAGACAGGTGGCGGCGCCGCCGAACGGCTCGATCTCGGTCGGGTGGTTGTGCGTTTCGTTCTTGAACTGGAGGAGCCATTTCTCGGTCTTGCCGTCCACGTCCACATCCACGAAGATGCTGCAGGCGTTGTTCTCCTCGCTCTGCTCCAGGTCCTCCAGCAGGCCGCGCTTGCGCAACACGCGCGCGCCGATCGTCGCCAGCTCCATCAGGCAGAGGCTCTTCTGCTCGCGGCCCAGCTCCTTGCGGACCGCCAGGAATTCGCGGTATTCCGCCTCGATCTCTTCCTTGACGAAGGAATCGTCCACCTGGACGTCGGTCAGCTCGGTGGTGAAGGTCGTGTGGCGGCAGTGGTCGCTCCAGTAGGTGTCGAGGATGCGCAGCTCCGTCTCGGAAGGGTCGCGGCCCTCCTGGGTGAAGTAGCGGACCACCTCGGCGAGGTCGTCGGTGTTCATCGCCAGGCCCCACTGCTTGCAGAAGGCGGCATAGTCGGCCGGGGCCATCTTCGTGAAGCCGGCGAGCGAAGCGAGCGGCTTGACCTCCGCCTTGCCCTCGGGCTGCAGGCGGCCGAGGTCCTTGGGCCGGGATTCCACCACGTTGATATAATAGTGGCGGATCGCAGCGAGGGCCTCGTCGGAGAGGTCGTCGTCGAAGATGAGCAGGCGGGACGAGCGGATCTGCACGTCCGCGGACGGGTCGACCAGGTGGACGCAGTCCAGGGCCGAAGAGGCCCGCTGGTCAAACTGGCCGGGGATGTATTCGACGGCCAGGTATTTCTTGCCCTCCAGGGGGCATTCATCCGTCACGGTGTCGGTTACGGTCTCGCCGAACACGGTATAGCGGCATTTCTCCAGCAGCTCGCTGGAAAATCCGAACAGGTCATACACATTCAGGAGCCGCAGGGTACGCAGCGAGAGAGAAAGGTTTTCGTTGAATTCACTCTTGAGGCTCTGCGCCTCAACCTGGAACTGCGAATACTTTTCTACATAGATGCGGTGAGCATTCATATATTATAATTCGGTTGAAAGGACCTTTTCTGATTGCTTCTTCCGGAAATCCTCCAACTTGGCCGCGAGCGCGGGATCCTGGAGGGCGAGTACGGCGACCGCGTAGAGAGCGGCATTCTTGGCTCCGTCGATCGCCATGGTTGCGACGGGGATGCCGGAAGGCATCTGTACGATGGACAGCAGGGAGTCCAGGCCATTGAGGGCCTTGCTCCGGATCGGGACACCGATCACAGGAAGCGAAGTCAGGGCGGCTGCCATGCCCGGGAGGTGCGCTGCGCCGCCGGCTCCGGCGATCACCATGCTTACTCCGCGGTCGCGGGCGCCAGCCATATAGTCACAGAAGAATTGAGGAGTGCGGTGTGCGCTGATGACTTTTTTCTCGTAGGGGACCCCGAAAAGTTCGAGGGTCTCGCAAGCGGCTGACATGACGTCCCAGTCGCTCTTGGATCCCATGATAATGCTGACTTTCATACTTGAACTAACCAAAGTGCAAATTTACAACAAACTGAAACTCCTTGCAAGGAAATTTATTGACAAT
This Bacteroidales bacterium WCE2004 DNA region includes the following protein-coding sequences:
- a CDS encoding phosphoribosylformylglycinamidine synthase codes for the protein MNAHRIYVEKYSQFQVEAQSLKSEFNENLSLSLRTLRLLNVYDLFGFSSELLEKCRYTVFGETVTDTVTDECPLEGKKYLAVEYIPGQFDQRASSALDCVHLVDPSADVQIRSSRLLIFDDDLSDEALAAIRHYYINVVESRPKDLGRLQPEGKAEVKPLASLAGFTKMAPADYAAFCKQWGLAMNTDDLAEVVRYFTQEGRDPSETELRILDTYWSDHCRHTTFTTELTDVQVDDSFVKEEIEAEYREFLAVRKELGREQKSLCLMELATIGARVLRKRGLLEDLEQSEENNACSIFVDVDVDGKTEKWLLQFKNETHNHPTEIEPFGGAATCLGGAIRDPLSGRAYVYQAMRVTGAGDINAAVKDTLPGKLPQRMISRKAAAGYSSYGNQIGLATTHVREIYHPGYTAKRLEVGAVVGAVKADNVRRESPAPGDVILLLGGRTGRDGIGGATGSSKEHTGTSLETCGSEVQKGNAPEERKIQRLFRRPEVTRLIKKSNDFGAGGVSVAIGELAPGLDIWLDRVPTKYSGLNATELAISESQERMAVVVEAGDRAAFEAFCGSENVEVTHVADVTDRGRMRMFYHGETVADLSREFIDSAGARHYAKAAIGAVEDIDPFRREPEGATLREKMVSVMSDPNVASQKGLVEMFDSTIGRSTVLMPYGGALQATETQVSVQKLPTDGYTDTASMMAFGYDPFLSSWSPYHGAAYAVVDACAKVVAAGGDWSTMRFSYQEYFERMTADAHSWGKPLSALLGALKMQLAFGLPSIGGKDSMSGTFEHISVPPTLIAFGVTTVDAGRVISPELKWEGNKLYLIKHTPLANRMPDVDQLKANWDYVHAQISAGNIVSAWALGRGGVAEGLSKMAFGNLFGVDVKLSERELFDLGYGSILVESETPLDFPQAILLGEVTDGEDGLLKIAGERISVDRLAEANAGKYARVYPPKVPAAHTKMVNVKPEGKYEAPRWKGAPVEKPLVYIPVFPGTNCDYDTAKAFRKAGADVQFGVFRNLTGADVLRSIDEMGAAIDGCQILMLSGGFSAGDEPDGSGKFIANVLNNARVAQAIEGLLERGGLILGICNGFQALVKSGLLPYGHLGMVTTESPTLFRNDINRHISQMATTRVATTRSPWLAGMNVGDLHTIAVSHGEGKFVVSEALAKELFAKGQVAFQYVDPFSEEVTMEAPYNPNGSYFAIEGIISPNGQILGKMGHTERWEPNLFKNIEEELYQPLFDNAVSYFKKNR
- a CDS encoding 5-(carboxyamino)imidazole ribonucleotide mutase; translation: MKVSIIMGSKSDWDVMSAACETLELFGVPYEKKVISAHRTPQFFCDYMAGARDRGVSMVIAGAGGAAHLPGMAAALTSLPVIGVPIRSKALNGLDSLLSIVQMPSGIPVATMAIDGAKNAALYAVAVLALQDPALAAKLEDFRKKQSEKVLSTEL